The sequence below is a genomic window from Chryseobacterium foetidum.
AAGATTGCTCAGGATATCAGGTTAATGGCTTCGGGACCACGTTCAGGAATTGGTGAAATTCATATTCCGGAAAACGAGCCTGGTTCTTCGATTATGCCTGGAAAAGTAAATCCTACACAGAATGAAGCTTTAACGATGGTTTGTGCTCAGGTTTTAGGTAATGACACCACAATTTCTTTTGCGGGAACTCAAGGGAATTATGAACTGAATGTTTTCAAACCGGTCATGGCTTACAATTTCTTACAGTCCGCACAACTGATTGCTGATGCCTGCATTTCATTTAATGATCATTGTGCTGTTGGCATTGAACCGAATCATGAGAGAATTAAAGAGTTAGTTGATAAATCTTTGATGCTGGTCACGGCTTTGAACACGCATATCGGTTATGAAAATGCTGCAAAAATTGCAAAAACCGCTCACAAAAACGGAACGACTTTAAAAGAAGAAGCAATTAACCTTGGTTTTGTCACTTCTGAACAGTTTGATGAGTGGGTAAAACCTGAGGATATGGTGGGAAGTTTGAAATAGAATATCGCTCACGAATTACATGGAATATTGCCCACAGATCGCACAGATTTTCACAGATTTTAGATCTGCTCAATTTGCATAATCTGCGTGAGATGAAAGCATTATATATTCAAATATTCAATAGATTTTTCTACCTACACCTCTGTGCAAATCTGTGAAATCTGTGGGAGATAAAAATTTAAATAATTGATAAAAACTCCGTGGAAAATAAATTTCTACGGAGTTTTCTGTTAAATATAAATGTGAAAAATCTTACCAACCTAAAGCAATTCCGAAAACCAAAGCTTTGTCGTTTTCAAAATAAGAATCTTTGAAGAAATTGCTGAAATCTCTTTTAACGAAAACACTTAAGTTATCATAAGAAACCGTGAACTGAGCGCCATAAACAAATGGATTGACCTGATAATTGGAACGGTCTCTGAAACTTTGAGAATCTCCTTTAACGATATTATTAGTTGACATTCTTACACCGCCATAAACGTTCGCAGTCATTCTCAAACCGTCTGAATAAGGTCTGTACTGAACATCCATTCCGGCATTTTTAATTTTAGAAAAATTATACTGAAATCCGAAAGGAACCATCAAATAACCTGTTCTTAATTTAGACTTATCTAAACTTCCTTCATATTTTGCCAACATCACATCGCTGTTTTGTTTCGCAAAAATCATATTATTGTCCGGACGAACTGTTCTCCATGAAAACCCCAGACCTGAAATCAATCCCCAAGGGCTCGTTCTGCTGAACTGGTAATTGAATTTTAAACCAAACTCCAGATTGTTGGCGTAGCCTAAATTTTTATCTAAATCATTATCCGGTTTATCATTCGTCAGCGTCATGATTCCGTAAGCAAAATAGCCTTCAAGGTTTTTTGTCGGACGGTATTTTTTGAGCAATTGTGATTTTAATTCTTCGTTTGAGGTTACGTCAGAATTTAAAAGAGAATATCTCACCTGCTTTTGGATGACCTGATCCAAATCAAAACCCAAAGCTTCAATTTTTGTATCTATTTTATCCGAATAGCTGTCGGCAATTTGCGCTTTCTGTCTGTCGAATTCAGCTTTATCTAAATTTTTTGCCTGAAGAACTAATAATTCGCTTTCCATCAGCTTCTTTTCTTCCTGAATAATTGCGTTGATCTTTACTGCGTATTCTTCTACTTTCTCTTTAACAATCGGGCTTACAGTGGTGTCTTCTTTAGACTGAAGGTTGATTCCCAACGCTTTTTTCTGTGCACTAACCGTCGTTGCAACAAGGCACAACATTCCTGTGATGATAAATTTCTTAATCATGATATTATTATTTTTTAGTTTAAAATTG
It includes:
- a CDS encoding outer membrane beta-barrel protein, with the protein product MIKKFIITGMLCLVATTVSAQKKALGINLQSKEDTTVSPIVKEKVEEYAVKINAIIQEEKKLMESELLVLQAKNLDKAEFDRQKAQIADSYSDKIDTKIEALGFDLDQVIQKQVRYSLLNSDVTSNEELKSQLLKKYRPTKNLEGYFAYGIMTLTNDKPDNDLDKNLGYANNLEFGLKFNYQFSRTSPWGLISGLGFSWRTVRPDNNMIFAKQNSDVMLAKYEGSLDKSKLRTGYLMVPFGFQYNFSKIKNAGMDVQYRPYSDGLRMTANVYGGVRMSTNNIVKGDSQSFRDRSNYQVNPFVYGAQFTVSYDNLSVFVKRDFSNFFKDSYFENDKALVFGIALGW